The DNA window CACTTACAATTTCGGTAAGCTGAAGAAATCCAACTACAAAATCAAATCAACAGGACAGGCAGAGAATAACAGGGCCAACTAACCACATATTATTTATCATGAAACGTATACTGCAATTGATTATACCGATGACAGGCAGGTCAGGGTTTATTAAATATGTTTGCCTGGGGATACTATCGGGTTTGTGCAGTTTCCTGTTCATCAACACCGTTACCGGCGTACTGGGGCAGATCATTGCAGGTACCTTCTCAAATATCCGGGAGTATCTGCTTATATTCCTGGCTATTATCCTGTTGTTCGTATGGATAAGAAGGGTGTTGTCTGTGGCCGTTATCCGGCTGTCGCAGACCCTTTTCTGGGACCTCAGGAAACAGATCGTAGCGCTGGTGCTGAAATCGGGTTACCGGCAATTATCATCCAGGAAGGTGGAAGTGCATGCAGCTGTTGTCAGTGATGTGAATATCCTGACGCAGGCGTCACAAAGCATCATAGATTTTTTCACCGCCACGGTGCTGACGGTAATCTGTTTCATATACCTCGCCACATTGTCGATGCCATTGTTCGCTATCACGCTGCTGGTGGCGGTGGCAGGTGTGGCCATCTACCGCCTCAGAGCCGGCATCAACATCCGGAATCTGCAGACGGCCCGCAGCCTCGAGAATAATTTCCAGGACAGCTTTAACTCCATACTCGAGGGTTTCAAGGAGCTCTTCATGGATAGCCGTAAACGTAAGTCCATCTTTGAACAGCAGGTGGTGCCTGTATCTGCAGAAGCCTATGAGAACAACACGAAAGCCTACATTGGTTTTCTCAACAATCAAATCACCGGCTACACCCTTTTCTATACACTCATAGCGGCGATACTCCTTTATCTCAATACGGCGCTGGAGATAGAAGTGAAACATACGCTGACCTTTGTTTTCACGCTCCTGTACCTGCTGGGCGCCATCAATACCATCATGGTGCTGCTGCCGGTGCTGGTGCGCGCCAAAGTGGCCGCTGGCCGCCTGCTCGATCTGAAAGATAAGCTGGAACAGGATGGCAGTCAGGAAGTAACGGCGTCTCCCGTAATGTTTACCGAAAAACTGGAACAAATCGCCATCAGCAACCTGGAATACCATTACGGGGAAGATGACCGGTCTTTCAGCATCGGTCCCGTAAACTTCGATATACAAAAAGGTGATGTGATCTTTATCTATGGCGGCAACGGCAGCGGCAAAACTACATTCGTACATACTTTGCTGGGACTACATATTCCTTCGGCAGGGGAGATCCGCTTTAATGATACTATCGTAGAAAATGAGCACTATACCGGGTATAAGGCTCTGTTTGCGGTAGTGTTCAACGATTTTTATCTCTTTAATGAAATGCTTGGCTATAACAGTTTCAATACAGACAAGTGGCATTATTATCTCCGCATGTTTGAACTGGAAGATAAGGTCAGCATGGGCGATAACGGCGTTTTTTCCACCACAGAGCTTTCCACCGGTCAACGTAAAAGGCTGGCACTTATCGCGGCCTTGCTGGAAGAAAAGCCGCTGCTGGTGATGGATGAATGGGCCGCCGACCAGGACCCGCATTTCAGGAAGAAATTTTATACCGAGATTATCCCGCACCTGAAGCAGGAAGGGCTTACCATCATTGCCATCACGCACGACGACCGCTATTACCATTGCGCCGACAAACTGTACAAAATGGAATATGGCAAGCTTATACCGGAAGGTGTGCAGGTGTATCAATAGACAACAGTGTTCAGAATTATGAAGAAACCTCAATTATTCTTATTGCATTTTGCAGGCGGGAACTGTTACTCCTTTCAGTTCATGAAACCGTTGCTGCACGACTTCGAAGTAATCGCTCTTGAACTGCCCGGAAGAGGCAGAAGGATGGATGAACCGCTGCTGAATGATTTTGATGCAGCAGCCAAGGATCTGTACAGGCAGATTATAGGCGATATTACAGATGCGCCATTCCTGATTTACGGACATAGTATGGGCGCTTCCCTCGCGCTGAGAGTAACTAATCTGCTGGAAGATGCGGGCAAACGCCCGGTTGCTGTTATTGTGAGCGGCAACGCCGGTCCGGGGCTGGAGCGCAGCAGGATGCGGTACCTGCTGGACAGGCCGGAGTTTATAAAAGAGCTGGAACTGCTGGGAGGGCTGCCTCCGGAGATCATCGAAAATGAAGAACTGTTCGGCTTCTTCGAGCCGGTGCTGAGGGCCGACTTTGAAATTGCTGAAAGAAACAATCTGGTTAGTGAGCCTCCTATACAATCACCGTTGTATGCCGTTATGGGCAGCATGGAAGAGAACGTAGAACGGATCGACAACTGGATGGCCTATACCCGGGGCCGCTTCGCCTCGGAGGTGCTGGAAGGGGATCATTTCTTCATTCAACGTCATCCCCATCGTATCGCAGGTATCATAAGTTCCTTTTACCACAGAATGTATGCCATGCCTCAATCATAATCCAAGACAAAAATGAAACGGATCAATATAGGTTTTTTATTCCCGCTCCTGGCGCTTGTTATACTGGTATATGCGTTGTCGCAGCCAATGTTTGTAGCACCTCCCCTGGGCAAACTGCTGGACCCCTTTGTGGGCGCGGTACAGAATGAGGATGAACGCCGGCTGGGCGCGAAGGAGCTGACTATACCCGTTCATCAGCTGAAAGCACCGGTACAGGTGTATTTCGATGAGCGTAAAGTGCCGCATATCCATGCACAGAACACCGAAGACCTCTACTTTGCGCAAGGGTATATCACCGCCTTTTTCCGCCTGTGGCAGATGGATTTCGGTAGTTATGCTGCTGCCGGTCGCCTGTCGGAAATTTTCAGCAAGAAGGAATTTCTGGAATACGATCGCACACAGCGCAGGCTGGGCATTGCAGAAGCTGCGAAACACTCGCTGGAGCTGATCGAAGCCAACCCCGAGACCAGTACTGCAGTTAACGCCTATACGAAAGGAGTGAACGCTTATATACAACAGCTTCATTACCGCGACCTGCCGCTGGAATACAAGCTGCTGGGCTATGAGCCGGAACCATGGACCAACCTGAAGAGTGCCCTTATCATGAAAAACATCGCCAATAAAATGAGCGGTTATGAAGAAGACCTCTACATGTCGAAAATGATACTGGCGCTGGGTGAAGACCGCTTCAACCAGTTGTTCCCTGAATATTATGCACAAAGCACGCCGGTCATGAATATCAGCAGACCGCAAAACGTACCTGCAGCAGCAGTGAAAACGCCGTCCTATCTGAATTACGCTTTCCTTTCGGCCAATTCCGTTATCACGGAGAGCGCCTGGAACCCAAGGCTGGGGAGCAACAGCTGGGCTGTTTCCGGTAAAAAAACAAAGTCAGGGTTTCCTATTCTCGCCAATGACCCGCATCTGAACCTTTCATTGCCCAACGTATGGATGGAAATGCAGCTCACTGCGCCGGGCATGAACGTATACGGGGTGTCTATGCCAGGGACCCCGGCCGTTATCATCGGGTTCAATGAAAATATCGCCTGGGGCATCACCAATGGTGCCGATGATGTGAAAGACTGGTACAAGCTGAAGATAAGCCCTGATTACAAAAAGTATGAGCTGGACAGTAACTGGTCCGACTTGCAGGTAAGAAGGGAGGCGATCAGGCGCAGGGGGCTGCCGGTGTTTTATGATACCGTATATTCTTCTGTGCATGGTCCCATTGTATATAATAAGAGCTTCCCCGGCAAAGACTCCGATATGGTGGACATGGCGCTGAGATGGGAGCTGCATCGTCCGTCCAACGAGTTTCTCACTTTTATCCAGTTGAACAAGGCCGCCGGCTATGAAGATTATAAAAACGCTATCAGGCATTTCCAATGTCCGTTGCAGAACTTCACATTTGCCAGTAAAGACAACAACATTGCTATTAATCACCAGGGAAGTATGCCTGTAAAGTGGCCAGGGCAGGGGAGATTCATCCTGGACGGCACCTCCCGCACACATCTGTACACCCGGTACATCCCGGCCGACAGTCTGCCGCAGCTGCTCAATCCGGCCTGCAACTATGTGCAGTCGGCCAACCAGCGGCCTACCTACGGCAACTACGCCTACTACTACAACGGGCATTACAGTGAAACACGGGCCAACCGCATAGAACAGCTGTTGTCGACCACGCAACAGCTGGACATTTCCTATATGGAGAAGATTCAGCTGGACAATGTCAACGCATTCGCCGTAGAGGCGTTGCCGTTACTCCTGTCGAAAGTGAAAAGCAGTGAGCTGAATGCCGCGCAGCAGCAGCAGCTGGCATCGCTGAAAACCTGGAATGGCAGCTACGAGTACGGCAGCACAACGGCCAAGCTGTATGACCTGTGGTGGTGGAACACACGGAACTTTACCTGGGATGAATTCAGGAATTACAGGTTCTATGTGAGGCCGCCGGAAGATGAAGTGCTGCTGAAGCTGATCAGGACAGACCCGGGCAATACATTCTTCGACAAGCAGGGAACGGTCCGGAAGGAAGATGCCGCTGATATCATTACTGATGCTTTTATTGCCGCCGCTATGGATGTGGATAAGGCCCGGAAGGAAGGAAAAATACAGTGGAGCGATTTTCATAAAGTGAACCTGATACATCTCACCAACCTGCCGGCCTTCAGTAAAATGGGTATTCCTGCTGCAGGACAGCAGGAAGTGCCAAACGCTGTGTCACGCAACTGGGGCCCGTCCTGGAGGATGATAGTAGAGTTGGGTGACAGGCCCAGAGCCTATGGCATCCTTCCCGGTGGGCAATCCGGTAACGCTGCAGGACGGTATTACGATAACTTTGTGGATGACTGGAACAAAGGCAGATACTACCCTTTAACTTTCTTCATGACAGTGCAGGAAGCAGAAAAACAGGCAACCAGCACATGGAAACTGATAAACAGATAACAACTGACAATATGAGCAAAACGACGCTTGATAGTATAAAGGCCTTTTGCTGCCTGGTTCCGTTAATCCTGCTGGTGAGGATGACAGATAGCATCCCATGGTGGAGTTTCGTAGTAGTCGTGGGATTTTTCGGTGCATTCATCTCCATCCGCAAATGGAGCGTAGCCGCTTTTGGTACTGGGTTCCTCGCCGGAATGCTGGTATGGGTGGCCGCGAATATATATTTTCATATAGCCCTGGGCGGTAGTGTGTTTAACAGGATCGGGCTGACGTTGTCAGTACCGGGACCTGTGGTCATCCTTATCTCCGGAATCATAGGTGGCTTGTTAACAGGACTGGCCCTCTTTACCGGGAAGGCGGCGATAAAGCGAGGGGATGCCTGATAACCGACGGGATAATCGAAGAAAATTAAAAGGCTTCAGAACTTAATGTTTTGGAGCCTTTTTGTTTCGGGGCAAGATCATTTATCCTTGTGTCCATTACTTGCGTGAGAATATAGGAATATTCTGAGAAATTTTTATTCTTTGGTATAATAAAAGGTTTTTTTGTGTTATGACAGACTTATGGAAAATACAAAATGATGATGCGTTTGTAAAATATGCCGAAAGTGAGCTACGTTTAATTGGCAGTTTGTATGAGAACGGCTACTTGTTCCATATAAATACCCGGGAGGTAACTTTTATTAATTGGTTCTACGGGAACCCTACGTGTGCCATTATTAGTCAATGCGAACAATGGGCGGCAATGGGAGGGGATAGTGGGTTAACCATTTGGAAACAAGGAGCAACATTTGACATAGAAATTAGCGGGATTTTCAAACTTCGGCAAACCGGCCCCGTAGTTATTCAAATATTAACTGATCCATGGTGTGAAGAGTCCGCAATTTGGGAACTAAACGTTCTCACTTTTTATATGCAAAAGGTGAGATCATTCCCTGATTATATAGATAGGGAATATGCAGATGATGTTATCTGGTAAAACTATTGTATTATTTGAGTGGGAGGTTATGCTGAGGATCAGGTTCTGTTTGTACCGCTGACAGACTTATTAATTTTTCTGCAACCAGTTTGTCTATCATTAACAAGATCGTGACATCAAGATCGGCTGGAATCTTCTGTTTATACTTGCTAGCGACAAAATTTATATACTCACTGACCATCAACCTTCCTGTAGCGCCGAGGAAGACCATCTGAGGCCAGGGATCAAGAGTAATCATTCGGGGAGAGTGGCTATCAATGATCGTTATCATATCGTTGTTGAGCCAGTACCACCGGGCTTTCCGATAAAAGTAAAAATCTTTATGTGGTGATGTCTGTAATGCCTCAAACACAGGTATTACAGGCTTTGATGATTTGAAGAAATTAAATTTCATAAGTCCTGGAAATGTAAAAGTAGCTGAATAAATAGAATTATTGTATAAATCATTCATGATATCACCTCGATTTCTTTCCTATATTTTTACAGGTTAACCTAATAAGCGAAATACCCTTATCCATCTGAAATCTTTACAAAACCTGTAGATTTGGCAATCCGTCATACCTTTAAATGCTGACAGGCAGCAAATGCCGCATCAGCATTAGAAACGCCCGGCATAACCTGACCAATAAAGAGGAAATAAATTATATATAATGAAAGCATACGAGAGTCTGAAAGAAACTTTATCATTTTACGGAGTACAGTGTAATGAGCCGTACTACATTTCTTCCGGGAATCCGATTTTCGAATTCCCTAAAAAGGCTTTCAGGATTGATTTTTATGCATTTTGCATTTGTGCATCGGGAAAAATGGAGGTCGAAATAGACAACCATACCTATCATATAGGGGCGAACAGCTTTCTAATCTCAGCGCCATCTACTATTATCCGCATTGTCCGTTTCAGCAAGGATTTCAGGATGAAACTTCTTTTCTTTGATAAAATCTTTTTGCTGAGGCATATTGCTAATCCTTTTTTTATTGAGCAATTAGCTTTGTTCAGGAATTCGACGTTTAGTGTAATCTCGCCTGGTAAGGAGCATTCCTTGCGATTATTTGCACAGCTGAATTATCTCGGGCAGCAAACGGGCCGGAAAGGCAGGTTTATTGAGGATATCATCAGGACCATTATGATTCAGCTTCTGCTTGAGATAGCCACACTTGTTGATGATGAAAGAGGGGAGATGGCTGAAGATATCCAGGAAACAAACAACCTCTTCTTCAAATTCACAAAACTTGTACAGGAAAATGCCTGGCATAATAAAGACGTACAGTTTTATGCCGACAAGTTATTTATTTCGAACAAATACCTGATCAGCATTGTAAAGAAGACAACGGGCAAAACTCCCCATGAAATTATAGATGAAACCCTGCTTAAAGAGGTATGTGTATTATTGGGCAATCCGGAGAAAACGATATCCCAGATTGCGTTAGACACGGGATTTAGTTCTACTTCCTCTTTTGGACGCTTCTTTAAGAAATATGTTTCCATTTCTCCTCAGGAGTATAGAAAGCACCATTCGTTATAGCGAAAGTGACTTTCTGTATAGGATTGGCGAATTTGGGGATATAAGCGAATTTAGGTATAATTCTAACTTTGTATTGTTAATCAAAAATGATTCGAGTATGAACAACCTTACTTCAAAATTCGAGAATGTAATCCAAACTTCCGACATCTACGGAAAAGTTGACCACCAGCCGGATGCCAGCAAAGAGACGCCGAGAAACACCCCTGAAAAGTCAATGCCTTTTTCTGACCAGATAGGGAACTACCAACGCAATAAGGGTATCCCGGCCAAATCCTATAAAGACAGCAAGGTGTATATCGTGGGTAGCGGTATTGCAGGACTGTCCACTGCTTATTACTTTATCCGTGACGGACATTTTACACCGGAAAACATTACGTTCATAGAGCAGCTGCAGATTGACGGTGGTTCACTGGATGGGGCCGGAAACGCTAAAGACGGATACATTATCCGCGGAGGCCGTGAAATGGACTGCACCTATGAAAATCTCTGGGACCTCTTTCAGGATATTCCGGCCCTGGAAATGCCGCCTCCCTATAGCGTGCTGGATGAATACCGCCTTGTAAACGATAACGATTCCAACTATTCAATTGCGAGATTGATCCATGAGCAGGGGAAAGTGAAGGACTTCAGCAAATTTGGATTGAACAAAAAGGATCAGCTGACACTGATAAAACTGCTGCTCAAGAAGAAGGAAGAACTGGATGATATCACCATTGAAGATTATTTCGGTAAAAGTTTCCTTGAAAGTAACTTCTGGACCTTCTGGCGTACGATGTTCGCTTTCGAAAACTGGCATAGTTTGCTTGAGTTCAAGTTGTATATGCACCGTTTTCTGCATGCCATCGATGGTCTGCACGATCTTTCTTCCCTTATTTTCCCGAAATATAATCAGTATGACTCTTTTGTTACTCCTTTGGGAAGATGGTTGAAGGAAAAGGGTGTAAAGATCCGGTTCAACGCTCTGGTAAAGGACCTGGATATTCATATCAATGCTGAAGGCAAAGTGGTTAAAGGGATCATTACAGAGGAAGACGGAAAAGAAGTTGTTATTCCGGTTACAGCGGATGACTATGTGATCGTCACTACGGGTTCAATGACCGAGGATACATCTTACGGTAATAATACCACCGCACCGGTATTGGCAGTGGACAACAGCACCAGCGGCCAGAGTGCGGGATGGAAATTGTGGAAGAACCTGGCGGCAAAATCTCCTGCTTTCGGTAAACCGGAAAAATTCTGTTCCAATATCGAAAAGTCATCCTGGGAGTCTGTAACCTTGACCTGCAGGCCTTCTGCCCTGGTAGAAAAACTAAAAACATACGCCGTAAACGATCCGTATTCCGGCAAAACCGTTACGGGTGGTATTATCACCATAACAGATTCCAACTGGCTGATGAGTTTCACCTGTAACCGCCAGCCACACTTCCCGACACAACCGGATGACATTCTTGTATTGTGGGTCTACTCCCTGTTTATGGATAAGGAAGGAAATTACATTAAGAAAACCATGCCGGCTTGTACTGGCAACGAGATCCTTACTGAATTGTGTTACCACTTGGGGATTGTGGAACAGATCGATAATGTAGTAGAAAACACCATCGTACGTACTGCTTACATGCCTTACATCACATCAATGTTTATGCCCAGAGCTAAAGGGGACCGCCCGCGGATCGTTCCTGAAGGATGCAAAAACCTTGGTTTGATCGGACAGTTTGTAGAAACGAATAACGATGTTGTGTTTACGATGGAAAGTTCTGTACGCTCTGCACGTGTTGCGGTGTATACACTGCTGAACCTGAACAAGCAGGTTCCGGACATAAATCCGTTACAATATGATATCCGCCACTTGTTGAAAGCCACCAAAACACTGAATGACAATCAGCCGTTCCTGGGAGAGGGCCTGTTGCGGAGAGTATTGAAAGGCACCTATTTCGAACATATTCTGCCGGTAGGTGCTGATGCACACCCTCATGAAGAAGAAAAAGAATCTTTCCTGGCAGAGCAGTTCGGCAAGTTTAAAGAATGGGTTGCAAGCTTTAAGAGCTAAGTGTTTTGGGATAAAAAATTATATGTCTTATGAATTTCAAAAATATTACCATAGCGGGAAGCGGTGTTTTAGGCTACCAGATAGCTTTTCAGGCCGCATTTCACGGATTTGATGTAACCGTGTACGATATTAACGACGAAGTTTTGGAAAAAGCGAAAGCCAAATTCGTGACTATGAGTGAAGCATTCAAAAGAGATCTAGGTGCTTTACAGGATCAATTGGATGCAGCTTATCAGCATCTTCACTATAGTTCCAACCTTGCGGAAGCGGTAAAAGATGCAGACTTATTAATTGAAGCTGTGCCGGAAAATCCGCAAATCAAGATCGATTTCTACCAAAAGCTATCTAAGGTAGCTCCCGCGAAAACGGTGTTTGCAACTAACTCCTCTACATTGTTGCCGAGCCAGTTTGCAGAAGCAACAGGGCGTCCGGAAAAATTCGCGGCGCTTCATTTCGCCAATAATATCTGGAAACAAAATACGGCCGAGGTAATGGGGCACGCTGGAACAGATAAGGCCGTCTTCGATGATTTATTGCAGTTTGCAACAGCCATCGGTATGGTCGCTTTACCGCTCCATAAAGAGCAGCCCGGATATATTTTAAATTCACTATTGGTTCCGCTGTTGAGTGCAGCTACCGATTTATTGGTAAATGGTGTTACTGATGCTGAAACCGTGGACAAAACCTGGATGATCGCAACCGGTGCACCGATGGGCCCCTTCGCAATCCTTGATGTTGTAGGTATCACAACAGCCTACAACATCAATAAAATGATCGCTGAAAAAACACAGGATCCTTTGAAATTGAAAACGGTTGAGTACCTGAAAGCACAGTTCATTGACAAGAATAAGCTGGGTGTAGCCACAGGAGCGGGTTTTTATACATATCCCAATCCTGCATACCAGGACAAAGATTTTTTAAAATAAATC is part of the Chitinophaga flava genome and encodes:
- a CDS encoding cyclic peptide export ABC transporter, which encodes MKRILQLIIPMTGRSGFIKYVCLGILSGLCSFLFINTVTGVLGQIIAGTFSNIREYLLIFLAIILLFVWIRRVLSVAVIRLSQTLFWDLRKQIVALVLKSGYRQLSSRKVEVHAAVVSDVNILTQASQSIIDFFTATVLTVICFIYLATLSMPLFAITLLVAVAGVAIYRLRAGINIRNLQTARSLENNFQDSFNSILEGFKELFMDSRKRKSIFEQQVVPVSAEAYENNTKAYIGFLNNQITGYTLFYTLIAAILLYLNTALEIEVKHTLTFVFTLLYLLGAINTIMVLLPVLVRAKVAAGRLLDLKDKLEQDGSQEVTASPVMFTEKLEQIAISNLEYHYGEDDRSFSIGPVNFDIQKGDVIFIYGGNGSGKTTFVHTLLGLHIPSAGEIRFNDTIVENEHYTGYKALFAVVFNDFYLFNEMLGYNSFNTDKWHYYLRMFELEDKVSMGDNGVFSTTELSTGQRKRLALIAALLEEKPLLVMDEWAADQDPHFRKKFYTEIIPHLKQEGLTIIAITHDDRYYHCADKLYKMEYGKLIPEGVQVYQ
- a CDS encoding thioesterase II family protein codes for the protein MKKPQLFLLHFAGGNCYSFQFMKPLLHDFEVIALELPGRGRRMDEPLLNDFDAAAKDLYRQIIGDITDAPFLIYGHSMGASLALRVTNLLEDAGKRPVAVIVSGNAGPGLERSRMRYLLDRPEFIKELELLGGLPPEIIENEELFGFFEPVLRADFEIAERNNLVSEPPIQSPLYAVMGSMEENVERIDNWMAYTRGRFASEVLEGDHFFIQRHPHRIAGIISSFYHRMYAMPQS
- a CDS encoding penicillin acylase family protein, with protein sequence MKRINIGFLFPLLALVILVYALSQPMFVAPPLGKLLDPFVGAVQNEDERRLGAKELTIPVHQLKAPVQVYFDERKVPHIHAQNTEDLYFAQGYITAFFRLWQMDFGSYAAAGRLSEIFSKKEFLEYDRTQRRLGIAEAAKHSLELIEANPETSTAVNAYTKGVNAYIQQLHYRDLPLEYKLLGYEPEPWTNLKSALIMKNIANKMSGYEEDLYMSKMILALGEDRFNQLFPEYYAQSTPVMNISRPQNVPAAAVKTPSYLNYAFLSANSVITESAWNPRLGSNSWAVSGKKTKSGFPILANDPHLNLSLPNVWMEMQLTAPGMNVYGVSMPGTPAVIIGFNENIAWGITNGADDVKDWYKLKISPDYKKYELDSNWSDLQVRREAIRRRGLPVFYDTVYSSVHGPIVYNKSFPGKDSDMVDMALRWELHRPSNEFLTFIQLNKAAGYEDYKNAIRHFQCPLQNFTFASKDNNIAINHQGSMPVKWPGQGRFILDGTSRTHLYTRYIPADSLPQLLNPACNYVQSANQRPTYGNYAYYYNGHYSETRANRIEQLLSTTQQLDISYMEKIQLDNVNAFAVEALPLLLSKVKSSELNAAQQQQLASLKTWNGSYEYGSTTAKLYDLWWWNTRNFTWDEFRNYRFYVRPPEDEVLLKLIRTDPGNTFFDKQGTVRKEDAADIITDAFIAAAMDVDKARKEGKIQWSDFHKVNLIHLTNLPAFSKMGIPAAGQQEVPNAVSRNWGPSWRMIVELGDRPRAYGILPGGQSGNAAGRYYDNFVDDWNKGRYYPLTFFMTVQEAEKQATSTWKLINR
- a CDS encoding helix-turn-helix domain-containing protein, producing the protein MKAYESLKETLSFYGVQCNEPYYISSGNPIFEFPKKAFRIDFYAFCICASGKMEVEIDNHTYHIGANSFLISAPSTIIRIVRFSKDFRMKLLFFDKIFLLRHIANPFFIEQLALFRNSTFSVISPGKEHSLRLFAQLNYLGQQTGRKGRFIEDIIRTIMIQLLLEIATLVDDERGEMAEDIQETNNLFFKFTKLVQENAWHNKDVQFYADKLFISNKYLISIVKKTTGKTPHEIIDETLLKEVCVLLGNPEKTISQIALDTGFSSTSSFGRFFKKYVSISPQEYRKHHSL
- a CDS encoding oleate hydratase — translated: MNNLTSKFENVIQTSDIYGKVDHQPDASKETPRNTPEKSMPFSDQIGNYQRNKGIPAKSYKDSKVYIVGSGIAGLSTAYYFIRDGHFTPENITFIEQLQIDGGSLDGAGNAKDGYIIRGGREMDCTYENLWDLFQDIPALEMPPPYSVLDEYRLVNDNDSNYSIARLIHEQGKVKDFSKFGLNKKDQLTLIKLLLKKKEELDDITIEDYFGKSFLESNFWTFWRTMFAFENWHSLLEFKLYMHRFLHAIDGLHDLSSLIFPKYNQYDSFVTPLGRWLKEKGVKIRFNALVKDLDIHINAEGKVVKGIITEEDGKEVVIPVTADDYVIVTTGSMTEDTSYGNNTTAPVLAVDNSTSGQSAGWKLWKNLAAKSPAFGKPEKFCSNIEKSSWESVTLTCRPSALVEKLKTYAVNDPYSGKTVTGGIITITDSNWLMSFTCNRQPHFPTQPDDILVLWVYSLFMDKEGNYIKKTMPACTGNEILTELCYHLGIVEQIDNVVENTIVRTAYMPYITSMFMPRAKGDRPRIVPEGCKNLGLIGQFVETNNDVVFTMESSVRSARVAVYTLLNLNKQVPDINPLQYDIRHLLKATKTLNDNQPFLGEGLLRRVLKGTYFEHILPVGADAHPHEEEKESFLAEQFGKFKEWVASFKS
- a CDS encoding 3-hydroxyacyl-CoA dehydrogenase, with the protein product MNFKNITIAGSGVLGYQIAFQAAFHGFDVTVYDINDEVLEKAKAKFVTMSEAFKRDLGALQDQLDAAYQHLHYSSNLAEAVKDADLLIEAVPENPQIKIDFYQKLSKVAPAKTVFATNSSTLLPSQFAEATGRPEKFAALHFANNIWKQNTAEVMGHAGTDKAVFDDLLQFATAIGMVALPLHKEQPGYILNSLLVPLLSAATDLLVNGVTDAETVDKTWMIATGAPMGPFAILDVVGITTAYNINKMIAEKTQDPLKLKTVEYLKAQFIDKNKLGVATGAGFYTYPNPAYQDKDFLK